The genome window ATTGGTCAGCCAGCTTGGAAGCTAACGTCAGTGATGTGATGAGTTGGTGCTAACCTTGCTAGCTAGACACCCCATTGCcttcagctagctaacgttagctaatatgAACCAAAACACTCAATGATTTCGGTGGTTTTGCTGACCTGCTTGTTGATTGTCAGAATATATAGCATTTTAATTAGACATCGCGCCACACATTATCGTACTGTTACAAACTTTGCTTACTAGCTAACTTAACTAACAAACAAGCATGTTTTTCTTTGAGGCAACCCCTTCTCTCCCCGCGGCGGTATGAGTGTAAAGTTAGCTATAGCCGGGCCTTTGCACTGGGCTTAGATTGATTCACCGAATGGCGGGAGAGCAAAGCTAACACCTCCCAGTAGTTTGCCCAACCACTTGTGCCATCGTCTCGTAACTAATTTTTACACTTGATTAAAAATTATATTTGAACGGCATCGATTGTCCTTTAACTTGGTTGGTGTCAAGTCTAGATAACATTTAATTGCTCCCTAGTTGACTGACAAGTATTTATTACATATGTACTTGAATAACCTGGATGCATTTGTCAAACTAACAGTATGAGTAAACTAAGAACAAACGTCAGCTCTTAGTAATAATACAGCTGAGTGGGCGATAAAGTAGTTGGTGACTAAGTCATATGTGTAGTGGCTATTCTTGTGGTTGTCCTTTTGATTTTGGACATTTTATAAAGATACTGCACCGAATGCTTTCTTCTAGTAAGTGTTGTGCAACAAAGGGACTGGTAACATGTTTGCAGCTGGAGCCATTGTACTACTGCAATTATTGATAGTGAAGTAAAAGTGCATTGAAAAACAAATCCATCTacacaacaaaaatataaatgcaacgttGCACAACACTTTCTGTTgggcccatgtttcatgagctgaaataaaatatcctagacattttccatatgcacacatcttatttctctcaaatattgtgcacaaatttgtttaacagcactgttagtgagcatttctcatttgccaatataatccatccacctgacaggtgtggcatatcaacaatCTGAttttaacagcatgatcattacactggtgcaccttgtgctgtggacaattaaaagggcactctaaaatgtgcagttttgtcacaccacCACAGCTGTCAAGGTTTGATTGAGTGTGCAGCagggatgtccaccagagctgttaccagataattgtatgttagtatctctaccataagccgcctccgatGTCGTTTTAGAAAATATGGCAGTGTGTCGAaatggcctcacaaccacagaccatatgtaaccacaccagcccaggatgtccacatcaggcttcttcacctatgggattgtctgagacctgCCACCtggacagttgatgaaactggACTTGCACAActaaataatttctgcacaaactgtcagaaactgtctcaggaaGCTCATATGCGTGATCATTGTCCTCAccaggtcttgacctgactgcagtttagCATCGTAAACAACTTCAGTAGGCAAATACTaagctttgatggccactggcatcttcacggatgaatcccaggTTCATCTGTACCGGGCAGATAGCAAACAGAGTTTATGCcgttgtgtgggtgagcagtttgccgatgtcaacgttgtgaacagagtgccccgtggtgggggggttatggtatgggcaggcataaggtaccaacaacaaacacaattgcattttatcaatggctaTTTAAATgcagagatcctgaggcccattgtcatgccattcatctgcaGCCACCACAtgattcagcatgataatgcacggcccaatATCGCAAGTATCTGTACAcatcctggaagctgaaaatgtcccagttcttccatggcctacatacttgttgagcatgtttgggatgctctggattgacatgtgcgacagcatgttccagtttccgCCAATATCCATATACTGACTAGTTTTCTGATCTACGACCTTACCATTTTTAAAGTTATCTTTTACCAACAGATCCATATCTGTATTCCAAATCATGTGAAATCCTAATGAatatatttaaattgactgatttcattatgaactgtaactccagtaaaatctttgaaattgttgcattttatatttttgttcggaaAATGTTACATGACAGGAGAATGGTTGTGGGATTGTTGTCGTCTCATCTTCCATACCCTGTTTTGGTTACAGGTATGGATGGCAAAGTCAAATCCAGCAATGCTAACAAGAAGCTTGTTCAGGGTAAGTGAATCTGGTCTTTTGAATGCATATTAGATGGTTTTAATTTTCAAAAGGAGACTGATGATACATAATGCTATCAAACTATTTGAAACAATTCAATGACATTCTAATTTAGTAAATTATATTTCAAATTAATCAAATTTGTTGTAATAATTTAGTGTCTTTGCTTTATCACTCAAACCTATCATTATTGTTTGCCCAAAGATTTGTTAATATAACATAGATTTAGTCCAACTTAAACATCAGTGATgataaaggatattttctcctCAGCTCGTCTTCCATTCAAGCGTCTAAACCCAGAGCCCAAGGACATCAGTGAGCCCAAAAGGACCTGCACCCTTTCCCGGCCTGGGCTCTCAGATGGGGAGAATGAATCCGATTGCTCCCCCCTACCTGTGCGCCATGGACCGGCCCTGGTTAACGGCCGTGGCCCCCTGGATGGATTCATGAGTCGCAGTACCCAAGCGTCCCCTGCCAAAAGCATAGTTATTGATCTCACTGAGGACTCCAATTCAACTGACCTTTTAAAGCAGCAACCTGCGACACCCATTGTTGCCTCGTGTCCTCCGACACAAAACAGCCACCTGAGCAAAACCCTAAGTGCTGTAACAGCCACCAAAACAGATCACACTGCCaagacagagcccatagactacAAGCTGAGGGATGAACagaaggatggggaggaggagaaggacggGGGGGGACACTGCATCCATCTCGCAGCTAGACACACAGGGTTCTGacacagaagaggaggaggaggaggatgaagaagaacaAGGAGGCTGATATGTCCAGTCATGGGAATGAGTCCATGCTTTCTCCTTCATCCACCAGCTCTCTGTCAGCGGCCGAGAGCTCCCCAGAGGCTGCTAAGACAGAGAACACTCCTACTGTCACAGTGAGTACAAAATGGCAATTAAATTCAATAAACACTCATTGTCAGCAGTGATTTTTGAATAAATCTACATCAGCAAGCTCCAGTTAACTTTTCAAATCACTATTCTGAAATGAAAAATTATAAATCTAGGttacctttcttcctctctctttacagGAGCCAAATACCACCCCTAAAATAGAGCAGAAAACTGTGAAAAGAAGATCTTTAAAGGTATAATTAGCGGCAATAAGTCACTTCAGTATTTGGCGTACTTTTGTATCCAAATGTCTATTTTAACATCTTCATCTAGACACTCATCTGAAACGGAATTTGTGCTTTCTTCTCTCCATAGAGTTTGCAGGAGCAAGAGGAGAGGCTACACCAgcgcaaagagagagagcggcagcGAGAGGAGGCTAAAGACGctaaagagaagaagaaagaggaggctCGCAAACTGAAGGAGGACcgggagaaggaaagaaaggagaaaaaagagaaagaagagCGTGAAAAAAAGAGATaaaaaggagaaagaggaaaagGAAAAAGCAGAGAAATTAAGAGCGAAAGAGGAGCAGCGCAAATCAAAGCAAGAGTGAGTGTTGCTTGATCAAAAACCAGCTAGCTACAGATCTGAAATGTCTTGTTACTTTTATATTGACTCTACTAGAAAAATTGATTGAATGTTTTTTATTAAAGCAAATGTAATCCTTGCAATTGACATTCACATATAATTTTCCCCAGGGCAAAACttgaagaaaagagaaagaaagaggaggaaaaACGGTTGAAAGAAGAGAAGGATGTGAGTTGATAATTTTGTTTCTATTCTCTAAAATTAAATGTAATGTCTGACACTGACATTTTTAAGCTTGACAATTGCCACTTAATTGTAACAGACCTGATAATGCATCTTAACATTTTCTATACAGAGGCTCAAAGCAGAGAAAGCCGAGATCACACGATTTCTACAGAAACCCAAGACTCCCCAGCAGGTCACAAAGGTAAGATTCCTCTGACTGGATTgaacaagaagaaaacaaaatagAAATCACAAAATGGTGGTGTTCATTTCATGTTAtcaggctagtatcagctacatttatgcctttactagactatggggatattttatatgtgaatgcttccgctcagtgtttgagatcaattgacacactttaccatggcactttgagatttattttaaactgcaaagcccttacgcaccactgcactttgtaccagggttggctggccttctagtcacttgtaggctcagtcactggtatatgtttatttacaaagccattttgggtttactaccttttttatttgtgtatttttattgttcagaaatgtggtgggtactctcttcgtttgctgaactttatcctgctaactgttccaaatgtccaaactgaatttggtaaaagggcttttatgtactctgtgcCATCatcttggaacaccttacaaaatacttttaaactggaagaacttgtcccgattggtgttttaaATTCACTGATGAAGggttttgaggctgattccctgacccgtcaatgtttttaatttgctgttttatactcttgtgaattcaatgttttttactagattacttgtagtttttcatgtctgtctgtccatttttttttgtaatgacttggtgctgcctatcttggccagggcgctcttgaaaaagagattttaatctcaatgagccctttctggttaaataaaggttaaataaaaaaaaatgtaaaacttcTTATCTTTGCCTTTCCTACTTCAGACCCTTGCGTCTGCCTGTGAAAAGTTTGCCCCGTTTGAGATAAAGGAGCACATGTGTCTGGCGCCGTTGACCCGAGTCCAATGTGCGGAGGCGGTCCTGGAGGAACTGGACAGGTATCTGGCTAAGCCTGATGGAAGCCTGGATGGCCTGAGTGACTGGACCAGAAATAAGCCCCGCAGATCAGGCCAGACCAAGCCCAGAAGTACATACCCTATGAGGTGAGACCACCACACCCTTAAAAAAATCTGCGGTGACTTGAATCTCTGAAGTCTTGAAATTTTGTGAAACTGAAGAATCAGGGATTCCTAATGGAAAGAAGCCATTTTCTATACTTCCCTATTTTGACGTTGGCCCCTATTTCTGTTGTCTGCATAGGGAGTGTATAgcgatggtggaggtggtggagggaccCAAACCGGATGGTGTGCCTGACAGGCAGCACTACGGCCGCATGAAGCTCCTTCAGTTCCGTGAGAACTACCGGCCTGCCTACTGGGGCACGTGGAGAAAAAACAGCCCCCACATCTCCCCTCGCTGCCCTCTCAGACGGGACAAGGTGAGGCTTCCCTCATTCTCTGACCATGATCCTTTTCAATCCTTTCACTTCTTTACTTATTAGTTTCTGCCATGTTACAAATCACGATATATCCATGTTTGACTCAAGATTTAGATTTGTAattgtttcttttttttgtaaatatattttttaccttaTGTATCGTTAGATAGCGCTAGTCAGATGTACGTACCTGCGCAAAAACTCTGGTATTttatttttcatcctatagcttgttccCATCTTTTTAAAtaatgagccaacatgttttcagcacttattCCCTGACTGATCGAAACTCGTTTTGTCatgctctcttgtctctctgcagcagacatatagggCGCAATCattgaatcgcaatacatattgaATTGTGATAATCGCAATGCATATCATATCATAAGTTTTGTGATatcatatcgtgaggtccctgatAATTCCCAGCCCaaactggtggtgatgtcaggTGTTTTGTGACTTCCATGTTTCATGCGCTTTCTATATAGGACTAAAGTCTGTGTTTCCTCTAGGACCTGTTGGATTATGAGGTGGACAGTGATGaggagtgggaggaagaggagccaGGAGAGTCCCTGTCACACAGTGAAGGGGTAGGTCTCTTTTTCAATACACTTCTGTCACAGCTTTTGGTGCTTTGTTGTTCTGTTTGATATCAAGATTAGCTCATTGTTGTAAACTGAATCATTCCAGCTGATTGTGAGGCCCTAAACTGACTTGTTTTTGCAGGAGGATAATGATAATGATGGAGGTGAaaatgatga of Oncorhynchus gorbuscha isolate QuinsamMale2020 ecotype Even-year linkage group LG15, OgorEven_v1.0, whole genome shotgun sequence contains these proteins:
- the LOC123997046 gene encoding LOW QUALITY PROTEIN: chromatin assembly factor 1 subunit A-like (The sequence of the model RefSeq protein was modified relative to this genomic sequence to represent the inferred CDS: deleted 1 base in 1 codon), with protein sequence MKKNKEADMSSHGNESMLSPSSTSSLSAAESSPEAAKTENTPTVTEPNTTPKIEQKTVKRRSLKSLQEQEERLHQRKERERQREEAKDAKEKKKEEARKLKEDREKERKEKKEKEEREKRDKKEKEEKEKAEKLRAKEEQRKSKQEAKLEEKRKKEEEKRLKEEKDRLKAEKAEITRFLQKPKTPQQVTKTLASACEKFAPFEIKEHMCLAPLTRVQCAEAVLEELDRYLAKPDGSLDGLSDWTRNKPRRSGQTKPRSTYPMRECIAMVEVVEGPKPDGVPDRQHYGRMKLLQFRENYRPAYWGTWRKNSPHISPRCPLRRDKDLLDYEVDSDEEWEEEEPGESLSHSEGEDNDNDGGENDDDDEDGFFVPHGYLSDGEGALEEEEGGDPEKQKVRQKLKAREWDELMAKKKVKVLEAVVRGCVWEGQGPHLELLQQFAVCLLEPLPKPESSTPEDNTQKLQEDEQLLSQLLPLLHGNVNSNKVIITEFQEFCRQQSTSPISSPQNSGDNIPTRVRLKRLIKGNAVYEKRSAFRRCCWYVKSDVLARFIQEALPVPCQWNYLTSGTHVPREEAPAATGSQGNSPTTPQASHTPSSNKRKSAGSMSITKFMKKAADPEQVEAMKTDGFQADTEEDEDEADCVIISTQKGSSRKDTSPKENESTEQMEVTPSDTAALFLPRATPTLA